Below is a genomic region from Fibrobacter sp..
GCGTAGAGTTGTATTAACATTAGAAAAATCATACGGAAATAAAGGAGCAAAGTGTTCTTTGCTATCCGTTTGTTGTTCTGTTGCTCAACAGTGGACATCGAAATGATTTACTTAACCCACACCTTAGCATACTCCCCGGAAATAAATTCCCAGCTGTATGCGTCTGCGATGCGCTTGGTACTGGCTTCTGCCAGTGCCTTGATTTCGGTTTCGGTCATGGCGTCGGCCTTCTCGATGGTGTTGGCCAGGTCGCCTTGGGTCTTGTTCCAGTAGATGGCTGTGTCTTCGCCCACTTCCTTGTTGAACCCTACGTTCAGCAAAAGGTTCAAGTCGGAGCTTGCCAGGGCCTCTAGCAGGCTTGGGTTGGTACCGCCCACTTCGTGCCCATGGAAATATCCGTAGGCCTGTTCGCGGATTTTCATCAACAGTTCCTGGTCGTACACGGTGCCCACGAACTTGATACGGGGGTCCTTGTCAAAGCCGGTCTTTTTCTTGAGCTCGGTCAAGAACGCTTCGTTTACGTTGGTGATCAGGGCAAAGCTCTTGGTGGTCTTGCTCAGCATGAACTCGCGGATCATGGTCTCGTAGTTGTTCTCGGGTACGAATCGACCCACCACCAGGTAGTAGTCCTTGGCCTTAAGGTTCTTGTTGGCGAGCCACTGGGTAAACTTGGGGTCGTTGTCGGCCAGCTTGCTTCTGCGGATTTCTGCACCGTAGGCGATAAAGGTGGTGTTGGGGTTGAACTTGCCGTAAGACTTGTGGATGTACTTTTCGATGTTCTTGCTGTCGCACACCAACAGGTCTGCCTGCTTTACCATGAGGCACTCGGAGATTTTCCAGTACTTGCGCACGGGCAGGGGCCACTTGGCTCGGAGCCATTCATGGCCGTCGGGGTTCACATAGAACTTGCCGCCCAGGGCTTGGATCTGTTTCTTGAGCTTTGCCGTAAAGGGGCCGATTCTGCAGGCCAGGCAGTACACGATGGGGTGCTGGATGTTGTGCTCCCTGATATAGCGGATGCTCTGCTTGATGGCCTCCACATCGTACACGATAGCCTGTGCGGGGCCGATGTTTGGCACCTTCACTGTAAAGCAGCGTGCATTGTGGTATTCGAACTCACCGTTCTTGTCGCCCTTGCAGGCTACATGGTACTTGAATCTGGGGTCGTTCTGGTGGTATTCTGTCAGTTTGTCTACGAAAGTCTCGTATCCACCGTATGCGCCGGGTATGCCCTTGCTGCCTACGATGAAAATATGCTGAACATCTTCCATCATAGCCCCTTACCCAAGTTCCTTAAACTTAACAACCAACATCCTTGTTCCCATCCTTCTTGTTTGTAACAATTTTGTACGCAAATTTAACAATTCTTTACAAGTGCTACAACCCTGAAAAGCTGTACATGTGATGTAAATCGTGTACAAATTAAGGGGATGGGGGAGCTGGACCGTCCGTTTTTAAGGCGGCGACCGCCCGCCGACCTTAAGTAAGTTGGCCCACGGAAAGAAAAACGGCACTTTTGTGCCGATTTTGATGCTGTGCCGTCGCCCCGGGGCCGCCATAAAAAAAGAGATCCCATGACGGATAGAAAAAACTTTGAATGATGTCAATTTTTGGCATACCTTTGTGTCTATTTTTTTTGACGAGAAAAACAAACAAAAAAGGTTGGTTGCCGATACTTGAACTTTGTCAACAGTTGTTTGCAAAATGAAAAAAATGACGAAAAATGCTGTTATTTATGTGATGATTACACCAGCATTTACTATCTTCCTGGATGAAGAGGTCTTGAATGCAGATAACTTTGAAGAATATTGGTATTATTGAAAACTCCACAATTGATATTGAGGGCTTAACGGTTATTGTTGGTCACAACAATAGCGGAAAGACCACTGTAGGAAAAGCACTTTACTCGGTGGTTGAGTCCGTAAGAAATATTGATGAACGGGTTAGATATGATACCGCTCAAACCGCTACAAAAGCGATGCTGAGGGCTCTAAATGTATTTTCAATGACATTTAAGGCTGCGCTAAGGATGCAAGTCTCCTTCAAAAATGATGTTTTAAAACAATTTTTCTCGTTAGGTTTGGATACCGTTGTATTCAATCAGCGTGTTGATGAATTTTTTCCGGAATTGATCAACGCTTTGGAAAGTTTTGATGTACAAGATGAGTCTCTGTCAAATATGAAGGTATTCGTAACAGAGAATCAAATGTTGCTTCAATATGTTGAAAAACATTTTAGTCAAGAAAAAAAAGCTGCTTGCAATATTTTAAAAGAATTTTGGAATGAAATTCAAAATTTTGATTTGAGAAGTTATGTCTTGACTGCTATTGATGCAAAACTTGCCGCAGAATTTTGTGGGCAGATACAACCAGTAGCATATTCGGATGTGGAATCAGAAATCAAAATTTCTGCCAAAGAAAGCCTTTACTTTGATTTGACCATTTTAAAAAACCGTGTATCACGAAGCCCTAAAACATTGTTTGAAAAGGGACCTTTTGATGAAGTTTGGTTTCTGGACAATCCGTTCGCTTTTGATGAACCTCCATATCGTAGAAATCATAAGTATAATGCTAACGGTTCGCTGCTGTTCAATGAGGAACGTGTTTTAACACATGAAAATGATTTGAAGTTCTGCTTGCATTCTTCTATAAAAAATAATCTCGAGAAGACCTTAAATGAAAGCCGATATAAATCTGTTAAGGAAAAGATTAATTCAGTAGTCCCGGGAACTTTCAGCATAGACGGCGAGGATAACCTTTATGTTGATAAGGGAGTGAAACTTCAAGCAAGTAATTTGGCTACGGGTTCTAAATCTTTTGCGATTTTAAAGACTTTGCTTAATTCGGGCCATATTACAGAAGAGACTTTACTTCTTTTGGATGAGCCCGAGGCTCATTTACATCCAGAATGGCAAAATGAATTTGCTGAGGTTGTTGTGATGCTTGTAAAGAATGTTGGATGTAAGGTGGTTCTTACAACACATAGTTCCAATTTTATGCTAGCTTTGGACGCCTTTTCTCGTAAGTATGAAATTAAGGATGTTTGCAATTTTTATCAAGCAAAGAAAAAAGAAAACAATCTTGTAGAATACGAAAAGAAGAATGACGTACTCAATGATGTGTATGCAGATTTTTTGGATGCTTTTGCCAATGCAAAGAGATTGTATAATGAATTCGTGAATGGGAGCGTGTAATGTTGTTGCGGGGGGACGTTGCAAAGAAAATGGATGAGATGTATCAAAATTTTTTAAAGCCCTTACACAAGGTGTCTGACAATCTCATTCAATTGGATGATTCTTCGTTAGGAATGTATTCTTTTGATGATATATCTGCTTCTTTTTTCGAAAAAATTCGAAAACCAACTTCTGCGGATGCTGTTTGTTTCGATTCTCGGCGCTTAGTCTTTGTAGAATTCAAAAAAGGATTTAATGATTCGGATGAATATCCTACAAGTAAAGGCTGTGCGCATTGCAAAGAGCATCAAAAGAACATATCAGGATCCCTTTTGTTGAAAATTGCAGAAACGCATAAGGTCTTTGAACGTTTTTTCTTAGAAACTATATCAGAAAAGACAGAACAGGAACATAATTGTCGTGTGGAATTTTGGATTGTTTTGAATGATGCAGAACCTCGGTTTAGCCCGCTTGAAACAATCGAAGCTATTCAGGAAGAAATGTCTGGAATCGGGAAAAATTCCAAAAATTATGTTACTCGAATTAGTGATTCTGTGAAAAGATTTCGACATCCTGGCTATTGGTTTGACGAGGTTGAGGTTATGTCTGCTAGGGATTTCAAAACGAGGAAAGATTTATATAGTTTTTTGCGAAAGGTGCCAAGTTACAGTACGTGATGAACGACTGATGTTATAAAATCGTTGTTCCATCAGCATCCCGGCCAACGATCGTGACCCCAGCGAGTGTCGCGACAAGCTAGCACTTGTGCGTAGCTTGGCATGACCGAGCGCAGGCAGATGTGGCGAAGCCTCATCTGACCCCTTGGGGCGGAGACTCTCCGCCCCTTTTTGCGTTCATGGACTGTGGTGGGGGCGGGGAGGCTCCGTGAAATGAGGGGCGGGGAGTGGCCATGCCGCCCACCGGCCCCATTTCATAGAGCGTGACGGGGCAGAGGCTGTGCCGCCGCCCCGGGGCCGCCATAAGAAAAGGACCCCGCGGGGTCCCTGTGGTTATTTGCTCATTTCTGCCAGCTTTGCTTCAAGTTCCGCAATCCTGCGAGCCTGTTCGGCGAGGGCATTGTCCTTCTCGGCGAGGGCATTGTCCTTCTCGGCCAGCTTGGCATCCTTCGCCTTGCTTGCCGACTCCATCCTGCGAACCTTGCGTTCAAGGGCGCGGTATGCGTCTCCGGCGCTCACAAAGCCAAGCCTTTGTCCAATACTCTGGAATGCCATTTTCAGAACCTCCAATGCCTCAGGGCTAATGTACTCCCTCAAATATAACTCAATCTTGCTGACAAGGCAAACAAAAGGACCCCCGCGGGGTCCCTGTGGTTATTTGCTCATTTCTGCCAGCTTTGCTTCAAGTTCCGCAATCCTGCGAGCCTGTTCGGCGAGGGCATTGTCCTTCTCGGCCAGTTTGGCATCTTTCGCCTTGCTTGCCGACTCCATCCTGCGAACCTTGCGTTCAAGGGCGCGGTATGCGTCTCCGGCGCTCACAAAGCCAAGCCTTTGTCCAATACTCTGGAATGCCATTTTCAGAACCTCCAATGCCTCAGGGCTAATGTACTCCCTCAAATATAACTCAATCTTGCTGACAAGGCAAGCGCTTTCGCTGCTGGGCAGAGCCCGCAGTTTCTTCTCGATTTCCGGCAACAACGACTCGTACTTTACCATATCGAAGGCGTACTTCATGGTGATGGCGCCAATGGCCGCCTCCGCATTGCTGTGGGCCAGACAAAGGTCATCGTCAATTTCCGCCAGGTTCACGAAGGCGAACTCGAAATGCGGAATGCGTCCGTTGTACATGGCATGGATGTTCTTGTACTGCGCCAGCGGATCCCAAGGGGCGATTCCGTTATAAACGACAACCGCCTTTGTTGGCAGCCAGCCGTATTCGGAATTGCTCTTGTCAACCATCACGTTGATGGCATACTTGCCGATTTGCGACATGATCCCGTTGCTGGGCGACGACTTGTGCTCCAGCAGCAGACCAAAGCGCATTTCGCTACCGTCAAGAGCCTTCACCTTGAAGGCGAGATCCGCCTCGCCCCGCTCGCCAACTTCGTCGAAGGACTCGGGGATTTCCTCCAATGTGTCCAGGTCAACTTCCGCGAGGATATCGGCCAGGTTCCGGTTTGTCCTTGACGCAATCTCGAAAAGCGCCTTCGTGTTCGCGGGCTTCGAGTAGACGTATTTCAGGAATCCGTCGTGTTTACGTTTGTTCATGTTTAGCTCTTTCTCCGGCAACGCGGCCGGCTCGCGGGCAATGGACGTTTCGCCGACTTCGGCGAACGGCACTGTCTACTCTATACACGCTTTTTTTGCGAAATCGGGCTCCAGTAAAACGAAAAATGTTGTAAAAAGCCCTGCGGTTCAAGGGTAAGACTGTATTGTAAACTCCTGTAAACAATTGTAAAGATAATTTGTCCGCTTTTTTTGCCTTTCACCCTTTGTTCGTAATCAACTTTTTTTTACATTAGGGCCCAGGGGTTATAATAGGAGGTTTTTGTAGGTGCCTTGGGGGTGCCTGCTGCACCAGCCAAAGCTCGGCGGTGCCTATTATCTACCACAAAATGTTTGGTTATGTCTATTGCCACGGCGTAGTGCGTCGTGTATATCCGGTTCTATACTCCCTGAGAAAAAAGAGGGGTGCAGCCTAACGGTTGCATCCCTTTTTTTACTTGAGCCGACCCTCCCAGTTTGCTAAATTTGGCGCGGTGTTTTTTTAGAACAAACGATTAGGGAAGGGAATATTGATGTTCAAACGAGTCATCGTTCGAATTTTCGCATTTTTGGCCGTTTTCTGCTCCTTGAGCTGGGGCGCCACACTTACTGTTACCACTGGGACTAATGGTGGTTCTGTGTCGCCAACGTCCAAAAGCGTTTCCGCGGGAACCTCGGTCACCATTACTGCAACTCCCGAGTCGGGGCGCCGTTTTGTCAACTGGTCTGTTACACCCAGCGCCAACTGCGTACTGGCAGACAATAAGTCAGCTACCACTAAGGTTACTGTCAATGGAGACTGCACCGTAAAAGCCACCTTCAAGTTGATCTACACCGTTACGGTTACAGCTTCCGCAGGCGGAAGGACTGATGTTACTTCCAAGGTTGTAGATTACAATGGCGCATGGAAGTTTACTGCGATACCGAATACGGGCTACATGCTTTCCAATTGGACAATTACCTCGGGGGCCGATAAATGTAAACTTGAAAACGCAACAGAGTTGACGGCTCGCGTATCTGGGGTCTCGGGTGACTGCACCATAAAGGCGAACTTTGTTCACCAGCCTTTTGTGGATGTTAAAGTGGGTCCTTATGGCTCTGATTTGTATACAGGGTGCGTAGCTACCAACGAAAAAGTCTGTTCCCTACCTACCTTGCCCGGTGGCAGTTGTTTGCTTATTGGCAGCTCATGCATTCTTGAATATACGGCGTCCCTTGAACCAGGTTCCTCTATAAATATCAAGTACGAACTTAGGGAAGGCTATGCTTTTGAAAAATGGGAACTTGCTGGGAGTAGTTATTTTGAATCAAGAATTGAAGAAAAAATCAACGAGGACATAGATTTTGATCCGGCCCATTGTAAAATTGCCGACCCAAGTTCTCCCTCGACTACGTTGACTGTAAATGGGGACTGTATTGTCCAGACCAAGGTGAGAGCGTTGCCTTACTACAACGTCAGGGTTGCTTCAGGACAAGGAAATGTTTCTCCTGCAAAACAAAGTTATGCGGAAGTTGGCTCGAAAGTGAACATTTCGGCGACTGCGGACTACGGTTATCGTTTTACCAAGTGGAGTGTTTCTGGTTCTAACTGTGTGATCGCTGATTCTAAATCGAGTTCCACCACGATGATTGTGAACGGGAATTGTATGGTTTATGCCAATTTCGTGGAAACCGTGGTGGTTGGCGTCTCGGCGGGTACCGGCGGTACCGTGTCGCCCAAGGATTACGTGACTTATGACGTGGGTTCCTCGAACGCTATTACGGCAACGCCCAGTACTGGCTACCGCTTTGACAAGTGGACAGTCTCCGATACCAAGAACTGCGTGGTTGCAAATACCGCATCCGCTTCAACCAAGGTGACCGTCAAGGGCCCCTGCCAGATTACAGCAATGTTTATAAGAAACTATAGAGTTGATGTTGCTCTGGATGCGGTTGGATACTATTACGAAACCGCGAGAAATGAGTTTTTTGTTGATGCCGGGACCAAGGCTGCACTGGTAACTCCAACGTACTCAGGTTTTCGTTTTTATAGATGGCGCTTTGAGAAAGGCGCAGAAAATTGTTCAATCTCTGATACGACTGCAGCAACTACGGAAATTCTTGTAAACGGAAATTGCCATGTCGATGCTGTAATGTTGAAAGTTGAAACCCTTACAGTTTCTGCTGGTGCTGGTGGAGGAACTGTGGCTCCGCATGGTGACAACTCCGTTTTGGCCTCGTTGTCGGCGAAAATCGCGGCAACGGCTAGCAGTGGCTATCGATTTGACAAATGGGTAAGTTCGCATGACACGAAATGCCCGATTGCAGACCCCTCTTCAAACGCTACCTCGGTTACGGTGAATGCGAGCTGCACTGTAACGGCAAAATTTGTTAAGCAGGCCAGGGTTACTCGTTCCTGTGCTGTTGGTGGTTGTGTGCGAGGAGGCTCCGCCACGTATGATTCGGGCTCTACCGTAGATGTTGACGGATATGTAAATAGTGGTTTTAGGTTTGACCATTGGGTTGTTTCGCCTAAAGAAAATTGCAAGATTGCCGACTCAACGGTCATGAAAACCACGATGGTGGTGAATGGTGATTGCTCTATTCAGCCTTTTATCGTAAAACAGCACGAGGTGACCTTCTCCTCTAATTTAGAGGGTGTTTTCGCCGAAGAAAAAAAAGCTCTTGACGAGGGTGTGTCCGTTCCTGTGACTGCTGTTGAAAAGGACGGCTTTGTATTTGCTTATTGGGTAATCAAGTCGGGGAGGGAAAACTGCTCCATTAGCGAAGATTATGGGATGACGACTTCTATTACTGCCAATGGGGAATGCACTCTTTATGCCCATTACGCTCCGGATCCGGCCTACAAGGTTACAGAAGAATTTGTAAAGTACGATTATGTGAAAAATCATCAAGGCTTTTACGACGGATCAATCCGTTTTATGCTTGAACCCTCGGATGAGAAATGGTATAGAGTTGACTTTTATACAAGATTACCCCGCTTTCGGGAATTTACGGTCAACTATTTTGATAAGGGGAGCTTTGACTCGATTCCGATTTATTGGATTGGCGTGACGCATTGGGATACGATTACCACTTTCATTCCTGCAAGCGCGAGTGGCTCTTATTTCACGATATCTCATAACGAAAGTAATTCGTATTATTGCGATCATGAGGTTTCTGTTAGGGCCGAACTTGTTCCTTCGTATCCTTTGGAAATTGTTGCTGGAGATGGTGGTTATATCGGTGAGTACGAACTTTATCGTATGTACAAAACCTTACCGGTCGGAGCATATATTCCTTACATGGCCGTGCCTTATTTGGGGTATATGCCGGATTCGTGGGATGTACTGGAGGGCGGATGCTCCGTTCAGTATGCTTGGAACTACGATTATTACGCACTGATGAATGACGGAAAGTGCAGTATCCGTATGAACTTTACGGATGATACCACCATAGTGCCCACGCTAAAGATCAATTCTCTGGATGAATCAGATTTGCCTAGGTTGTGCGCCGATGTGAGCGTGGGGGTTGATGGCCAAGACGGCACTATTTGGTATATCGATAGTTCCAGGTTCGTAGTATCTATCGGTGGCGATACGGTGGC
It encodes:
- a CDS encoding Rpn family recombination-promoting nuclease/putative transposase, which encodes MPFAEVGETSIAREPAALPEKELNMNKRKHDGFLKYVYSKPANTKALFEIASRTNRNLADILAEVDLDTLEEIPESFDEVGERGEADLAFKVKALDGSEMRFGLLLEHKSSPSNGIMSQIGKYAINVMVDKSNSEYGWLPTKAVVVYNGIAPWDPLAQYKNIHAMYNGRIPHFEFAFVNLAEIDDDLCLAHSNAEAAIGAITMKYAFDMVKYESLLPEIEKKLRALPSSESACLVSKIELYLREYISPEALEVLKMAFQSIGQRLGFVSAGDAYRALERKVRRMESASKAKDAKLAEKDNALAEQARRIAELEAKLAEMSK
- a CDS encoding AAA family ATPase; this encodes MQITLKNIGIIENSTIDIEGLTVIVGHNNSGKTTVGKALYSVVESVRNIDERVRYDTAQTATKAMLRALNVFSMTFKAALRMQVSFKNDVLKQFFSLGLDTVVFNQRVDEFFPELINALESFDVQDESLSNMKVFVTENQMLLQYVEKHFSQEKKAACNILKEFWNEIQNFDLRSYVLTAIDAKLAAEFCGQIQPVAYSDVESEIKISAKESLYFDLTILKNRVSRSPKTLFEKGPFDEVWFLDNPFAFDEPPYRRNHKYNANGSLLFNEERVLTHENDLKFCLHSSIKNNLEKTLNESRYKSVKEKINSVVPGTFSIDGEDNLYVDKGVKLQASNLATGSKSFAILKTLLNSGHITEETLLLLDEPEAHLHPEWQNEFAEVVVMLVKNVGCKVVLTTHSSNFMLALDAFSRKYEIKDVCNFYQAKKKENNLVEYEKKNDVLNDVYADFLDAFANAKRLYNEFVNGSV
- a CDS encoding DUF1972 domain-containing protein; translation: MMEDVQHIFIVGSKGIPGAYGGYETFVDKLTEYHQNDPRFKYHVACKGDKNGEFEYHNARCFTVKVPNIGPAQAIVYDVEAIKQSIRYIREHNIQHPIVYCLACRIGPFTAKLKKQIQALGGKFYVNPDGHEWLRAKWPLPVRKYWKISECLMVKQADLLVCDSKNIEKYIHKSYGKFNPNTTFIAYGAEIRRSKLADNDPKFTQWLANKNLKAKDYYLVVGRFVPENNYETMIREFMLSKTTKSFALITNVNEAFLTELKKKTGFDKDPRIKFVGTVYDQELLMKIREQAYGYFHGHEVGGTNPSLLEALASSDLNLLLNVGFNKEVGEDTAIYWNKTQGDLANTIEKADAMTETEIKALAEASTKRIADAYSWEFISGEYAKVWVK
- a CDS encoding InlB B-repeat-containing protein, giving the protein MFKRVIVRIFAFLAVFCSLSWGATLTVTTGTNGGSVSPTSKSVSAGTSVTITATPESGRRFVNWSVTPSANCVLADNKSATTKVTVNGDCTVKATFKLIYTVTVTASAGGRTDVTSKVVDYNGAWKFTAIPNTGYMLSNWTITSGADKCKLENATELTARVSGVSGDCTIKANFVHQPFVDVKVGPYGSDLYTGCVATNEKVCSLPTLPGGSCLLIGSSCILEYTASLEPGSSINIKYELREGYAFEKWELAGSSYFESRIEEKINEDIDFDPAHCKIADPSSPSTTLTVNGDCIVQTKVRALPYYNVRVASGQGNVSPAKQSYAEVGSKVNISATADYGYRFTKWSVSGSNCVIADSKSSSTTMIVNGNCMVYANFVETVVVGVSAGTGGTVSPKDYVTYDVGSSNAITATPSTGYRFDKWTVSDTKNCVVANTASASTKVTVKGPCQITAMFIRNYRVDVALDAVGYYYETARNEFFVDAGTKAALVTPTYSGFRFYRWRFEKGAENCSISDTTAATTEILVNGNCHVDAVMLKVETLTVSAGAGGGTVAPHGDNSVLASLSAKIAATASSGYRFDKWVSSHDTKCPIADPSSNATSVTVNASCTVTAKFVKQARVTRSCAVGGCVRGGSATYDSGSTVDVDGYVNSGFRFDHWVVSPKENCKIADSTVMKTTMVVNGDCSIQPFIVKQHEVTFSSNLEGVFAEEKKALDEGVSVPVTAVEKDGFVFAYWVIKSGRENCSISEDYGMTTSITANGECTLYAHYAPDPAYKVTEEFVKYDYVKNHQGFYDGSIRFMLEPSDEKWYRVDFYTRLPRFREFTVNYFDKGSFDSIPIYWIGVTHWDTITTFIPASASGSYFTISHNESNSYYCDHEVSVRAELVPSYPLEIVAGDGGYIGEYELYRMYKTLPVGAYIPYMAVPYLGYMPDSWDVLEGGCSVQYAWNYDYYALMNDGKCSIRMNFTDDTTIVPTLKINSLDESDLPRLCADVSVGVDGQDGTIWYIDSSRFVVSIGGDTVAASYDTVWREGQQSYVLCFDPTDKIFNGDDYEIKVGVNFAGKFAADSIEWVEPKWREKDTEDSVSIVVASGSGDVVRATDKFKVVVNTQNFADDVVDPIPSLNVVVACAVSGDEESVTAAHVDGGKYESAAIAKREGAAVRGDGVLDCAAKDSVVARFVDPVYGGETRTAVGFEDVVKNEYKFVQVGGAAGNASDVESSAALDSVETMNAEFGFRVTAVSPTLYKADTIMVALFTDAGDTVWVSAVETDVYSSEFVGEGSFKFVVNAADQKDTLLDAAMDLDAESNRVVIYAQVDGDKSELESRDSLVVYYDFIPADSAEILDQDQDGRADFVRVHFVRDVRREDFAIDTVVWGSGKGRGVDASEIVVSADGRWIEAPLKAAFDYGVTEDAVDKKGAGKGYLAVSRKTASAAQKISLKDRVGAVAVSAVKHPGKLSDEDYMDVDAVLPPDTLVVTMSEAEDSIAAKTFELVAGSAAGSAAKSGFVKFGKASADKSRKVWTLVLARSVDIHVGDTLTTNPDASTFDKAGNAPGIGGVTVTGEEGEVYLYIVKAHPPVVKAGNRARIKVETKKSYKAYVTIFDNMGNFIAQFSGRSKFEDANADNATQVSFIEWDQYTDDGRLAGTGVYIWKIHFVFSDGHKEWRTIRTGIKR